One part of the Quercus lobata isolate SW786 chromosome 7, ValleyOak3.0 Primary Assembly, whole genome shotgun sequence genome encodes these proteins:
- the LOC115951233 gene encoding protein trichome birefringence-like 35 → MMLPWNRKKTHFPLIAILSLVFIVFTILYNERSIRQIQENPDHVHHHQEAPVTFVKANRINPAQEVLDRFSKCNSTRDYSGRKIAWVDRNDGQRRRVASERCDVASGKWVFDNTSYPLYKESECPYMSDQLACHRHGRPDLGYQYWRWQPHGCNLKRWNVIEMWEKLRGKRLMFVGDSLNRGQWISMVCLLQSVIPANKRSMSPNAPLTIFRSEEYNATVEFLWAPLLVESNSDDPVNHRLDERIIHPDSVLKHASKWEHADILVFNTYLWWRQGPVKLLWSAGKNGICEELDGLGAMELAMGAWADWVASKVDPLKKQVFFVTMSPTHLWNREWKHRSEGNCYDEKTPVDFEGYWGSGSDLPTMRMVEKVLSRLGSKVSVLNITQLSEYRKDGHPSIYRKFWETLKPEQLSNPPSYSDCIHWCLPGVPDVWNELLFHSL, encoded by the exons ATGATGCTGCCATGGAATAGAAAGAAAACCCATTTCCCTCTCATAGCAATTCTCTCTTTAGTCTTCATAGTTTTCACAATCCTCTACAATGAACGTAGCATAAGGCAAATCCAAGAAAACCCAGATCACGTTCATCATCACCAAGAAGCTCCAGTCACTTTTGTTAAAGCAAATCGTATAAACCCAGCTCAAG AGGTTTTGGATAGATTCAGTAAGTGCAACTCCACCAGAGACTATAGTGGTCGGAAAATCGCTTGGGTTGACCGTAATGACGGTCAACGCCGGAGAGTGGCATCGGAGAGATGCGACGTGGCTTCGGGCAAATGGGTGTTTGATAATACCTCGTATCCACTGTACAAAGAGTCGGAGTGTCCGTACATGTCGGACCAATTGGCGTGTCACAGGCATGGGAGGCCTGATTTGGGGTACCAGTATTGGAGGTGGCAACCCCACGGGTGCAATTTGAAGAg ATGGAATGTGATTGAAATGTGGGAGAAGTTGAGAGGGAAAAGGCTAATGTTTGTAGGGGATTCATTAAACCGAGGGCAATGGATATCAATGGTGTGCTTGTTACAGTCAGTGATTCCAGCCAATAAGAGATCTATGTCACCAAATGCGCCTCTTACCATTTTCAGATCAGAG GAATATAATGCAACTGTGGAATTTCTCTGGGCTCCATTACTTGTTGAATCTAATTCTGATGACCCAGTGAATCACAGATTGGATGAACGGATAATCCATCCTGATTCAGTTCTGAAGCATGCATCAAAGTGGGAGCATGCTGATATATTAGTTTTCAACACGTACTTGTGGTGGCGACAAGGTCCAGTTAAGCTATT ATGGAGTGCTGGAAAAAATGGGATTTGTGAAGAATTAGATGGACTTGGAGCCATGGAATTGGCCATGGGAGCATGGGCGGACTGGGTTGCTTCTAAAGTGGATCCCCTCAAGAAGCAAGTCTTTTTTGTTACCATGTCCCCAACGCATCTCTG GAATCGAGAGTGGAAACACAGAAGTGAAGGCAATTGCTATGATGAGAAAACCCCTGTAGATTTTGAGGGCTACTGGGGAAGTGGTTCTGACTTGCCTACAATGCGCATGGTGGAGAAGGTACTTAGCAGGTTAGGTTCAAAGGTTTCTGTTCTTAATATTACTCAACTCTCAGAGTATCGCAAAGATGGCCACCCTTCAATTTACCGCAAGTTTTGGGAGACACTGAAACCTGAACAATTGTCAAACCCTCCAAGTTACTCTGATTGCATACACTGGTGTTTGCCAGGTGTACCTGATGTATGGAATGAGTTGCTATTCCATTctttgtaa
- the LOC115953546 gene encoding protein trichome birefringence-like 34, with translation MAKKHQIVLGIWGIRSSFRSLIALLVTILIITAVYLSQDSGRFFENRTNVELSQCNLFSGKWVFDNQSYPLYKEKECTYMSDQLACEKFGRKDLSYQNWRWQPHQCNLPRFNATALLETLRNKRLIFVGDSLNRGQWVSMVCLVDSAVPPTLKSMHTNGSLSTFKATEYNASIEFYWAPLLVESNSDDPLNHRVPNRTVRVKAIEKHARHWTDADILVFDSYLWWRRPTMKVLWGSFESPDGIYKEVEMLRVYEMALRTWSDWLEFHVNPNKTQLFFVSMSPTHESGEDWGDGENCYSETEPVLKEEFWGSDTDPKTMRVVENVLDDLKTRGVDVQMLNITQLSEYRKEGHPSIYRKQWEPLTEEQISDPSTYADCIHWCLPGVPDVWNEFLYAYIVHQ, from the exons ATGGCAAAGAAACACCAAATAGTTCTTGGAATATGGGGAATCAGAAGCAGCTTCCGTTCCCTTATAGCCTTACTTGTGACTATCCTAATAATCACAGCAGTTTATCTCAGCCAAGATAGTGGAAGATTCTTTGAAAATAGAACCAATGTTGAATTGTCACAGTGCAATTTGTTTTCAGGTAAATGGGTGTTTGATAACCAAAGTTACCCTCTATACAAAGAGAAGGAATGCACCTATATGTCTGATCAATTGGCTTGTGAGAAGTTTGGAAGAAAAGACTTGAGCTATCAGAACTGGAGGTGGCAACCTCACCAATGTAACCTCCCTAG GTTCAATGCCACAGCGTTGCTGGAGACGCTAAGGAACAAGAGGCTTATATTTGTTGGGGATTCACTGAATAGGGGCCAGTGGGTTTCGATGGTCTGTCTGGTCGATTCAGCAGTCCCTCCAACGCTTAAATCCATGCACACCAATGGCTCATTGAGCACCTTTAAGGCCACT GAATACAATGCCTCCATTGAGTTCTACTGGGCTCCATTGCTAGTGGAATCAAACTCTGATGATCCATTGAACCACCGAGTACCAAATAGAACTGTCAGAGTCAAGGCAATTGAAAAGCACGCTAGGCATTGGACTGATGCAGACATACTCGTCTTTGATTCCTACCTGTGGTGGAGAAGGCCCACAATGAAAGTTCT GTGGGGATCATTCGAGAGCCCAGATGGGATATATAAAGAAGTTGAGATGCTTCGCGTCTATGAGATGGCTCTAAGAACATGGTCTGATTGGTTGGAATTTCATGTCAATCCAAACAAGACCCAATTGTTTTTTGTTAGCATGTCACCAACTCACGAAAG TGGTGAAGATTGGGGTGATGGTGAAAATTGTTACTCAGAAACAGAGCCAGTTTTGAAAGAGGAATTTTGGGGAAGTGACACAGATCCAAAAACGATGCGTGTAGTTGAAAATGTGCTAGACGATTTGAAAACAAGGGGTGTAGATGTACAAATGCTCAACATTACACAACTCTCAGAATATAGAAAAGAAGGCCATCCATCAATCTATAGAAAGCAATGGGAACCTCTAACCGAAGAACAAATATCAGACCCAAGTACTTATGCAGATTGTATACATTGGTGTCTCCCTGGAGTACCAGATGTGTGGAATGAGTTCTTGTATGCTTACATTGTTCATCAATGa
- the LOC115953314 gene encoding abscisic acid receptor PYL4 yields the protein MLSNPPKPSLLLHRINTSTTNIATTPCQDELLFQKRTPQACPEIVARYHAHTVGPKQCCSAVIQEIDAPVSTVWSVVRRFDNPQAYKHFVKSCHVIVGDGNVGTLREVHVISGLPAGRSTERLEILDDERHVISFSVVGGDHRLANYKSVTTLHRSASTAGDGDRTVVVESYVVDIPPGNTMEDTCVFVDTIVRCNLQSLAQIAENVSRRNNKSLSQ from the coding sequence ATGCTATCGAATCCGCCGAAACCGTCACTCTTACTCCACAGAATCAACACCAGCACCACCAACATCGCAACGACGCCGTGTCAAGATGAGTTGCTGTTCCAGAAGCGGACCCCACAAGCTTGCCCCGAAATTGTGGCGAGGTATCACGCCCACACCGTGGGGCCCAAGCAGTGCTGCTCCGCCGTGATCCAGGAGATCGACGCCCCCGTCTCCACCGTGTGGTCCGTCGTGAGGCGCTTCGACAACCCCCAAGCCTACAAGCACTTCGTCAAGAGCTGCCACGTCATCGTCGGAGACGGCAACGTGGGCACCCTCCGCGAGGTCCACGTCATCTCCGGCCTCCCCGCCGGCAGGAGCACCGAGCGCCTCGAGATCCTCGACGACGAGCGCCACGTCATCAGCTTCAGCGTCGTCGGCGGGGACCACCGCCTGGCTAACTACAAGTCGGTCACCACCCTCCACCGCTCTGCGTCGACCGCGGGTGACGGCGACAGGACCGTCGTGGTCGAGTCCTACGTGGTGGATATTCCGCCTGGGAACACCATGGAGGACACGTGCGTGTTCGTCGACACCATCGTTCGGTGCAACCTCCAGTCACTCGCTCAGATCGCCGAAAACGTGTCGAGACGAAACAACAAGTCCCTGTCACAATAG